CCGATCGCTTCCGGGGTTCTGGCCGGGGCGATGGCCGTGCTGGCCGTCGTGCGCGATGTCCGATGGGTCCCGAGGGCCGCGCTGGTGGCCTGCGCCGGTACCTTCGCGGCCACGGTGGCCTACCACCTGATGCCGGTGAACATGGTGACCAGCGAGTCCAGCGGCACCGAACTGATGGGCCTGCTGTTCCTCCTCGCCGTGGGGGTGCGGCGCTGCACACCCTGGTGGGCCCTGGTGTCCGTGGCGGCGATGAGCGTCAGCGTGTTCTCCATCCCGCTCCTGCGGGACTCCGATCCCGGTGACTTCTCCGACAACACCGCGCTGTTGCTGGCGCTGGCCTTCGTCTGCGGGCTGGTGCTCCGGCTCTACGACGTCCAGCAGGAACGCACCGGACAGCTGGTGCGGCAGGAGGAACGGCTCGCGCTGGCCCGGGACCTGCATGACACCGTGGCCCACCAGGTGACCGCGATCGTGGTGCAGTTGCAGGCCGTACGCCATGTCACCGGGCGGGGCACCCCCGACCCGCAGGCGCTGAACGAGATGCTCGAGGCCGTCGAGAACGCGGGCGGCGAGGCGCTGACATCGATGCGGCGCCTGGTGGGCTCGATGCGCGGTGACGAGACCCCGCGGCATCCGGAGAACCTGGGTGAGGTCCTGACCCGCATCGTGGACGAGGCACGGGGGACCGGGCTCCCGGTCCGGCTGGACCTCGGGCGGGATCTGCCGGAGGACGTACCGGCCGAGGTCACCGGCGGGCTGAGCCGCGTTCTTCAGGAGGCCCTGACCAATGCCCAGCGCTATGCGCGCGGAGTGCGGTCGGTGGATGTGTCCGCCCGGGTGGCGGCACGCCACGCCGAACTGGTCGTGGAGGACGACGGACACGGCTCCCCCTCCGGACACCGCGGCAGCCTCGGCCGGCTCGGCGGCGGCTTCGGCATCATGGGCATGCGGGAGCGGATCGAACTGCTCGGCGGCGCCTTCGAGGCGGGCCACCGTACTGAAGGCGGATGGCGGGTCCGCGCCTCCGTACCGCTGCGCCCCGACGAGGCCGCGCGCACCCCGCGGACCCGCGGGCGGCACGCCGTACGAAGCGGGTTGCGGCTACGGGAGGGCAGGACGGCATGACCATACGCATCCTG
This genomic interval from Streptomyces asiaticus contains the following:
- a CDS encoding sensor histidine kinase, translated to MRIAVSSGRRAGYRRWPGRILIPALALWFLFSVYQDVRERLVLDPDFDTEAFAGDWVPIASGVLAGAMAVLAVVRDVRWVPRAALVACAGTFAATVAYHLMPVNMVTSESSGTELMGLLFLLAVGVRRCTPWWALVSVAAMSVSVFSIPLLRDSDPGDFSDNTALLLALAFVCGLVLRLYDVQQERTGQLVRQEERLALARDLHDTVAHQVTAIVVQLQAVRHVTGRGTPDPQALNEMLEAVENAGGEALTSMRRLVGSMRGDETPRHPENLGEVLTRIVDEARGTGLPVRLDLGRDLPEDVPAEVTGGLSRVLQEALTNAQRYARGVRSVDVSARVAARHAELVVEDDGHGSPSGHRGSLGRLGGGFGIMGMRERIELLGGAFEAGHRTEGGWRVRASVPLRPDEAARTPRTRGRHAVRSGLRLREGRTA